From the Plasmodium brasilianum strain Bolivian I chromosome 7, whole genome shotgun sequence genome, the window aaaaataaataaatgaataaaaaaaattaagcataataaagcaaaatgtagcaaaattatgcataataaagcaaaatgtagcaaaattatgcataataaagcaaaatgtagcaaaattatgcataataaagcaaaatgtagcaaaattatgcataataaagcaaaatgtagcaaaattatgcataataaagcaaaatgtAGCAAAATTAAGCATAATAATGCATAATGTAGCAAAATTATGCATAATACAggaaaataaacaaaataaacaaaataaagcaacGTTTGGcaaaatagaacaaaaaaaagaaaaacaagtTAAATGGACCAAGTAATTTTCATAGGATGTTGTGGGGTAATTTTGAAACTTTGTAACCCATTCATCGCAATATCTCCATTCTGATATGAATTAAAATCAACAAAAGCTACATTTCTTCCTGGGATGTATCTAGCCTCAACAAATCCTGGATAttgattaaataaaatttctagtgcatttttattaatttcatttgGTAAATTCTGAACAAACAAGGTAAataagtttattttattttcataagtATTTGCTGATTTGTAATTCTTAATTGGCTTATATGTACCCTCTaattcttcaattttttttgactTTGTTTTTGCATAattaatgtttatatttttatttaaaaaagactttccttttaaatttttataagcCAAAGTTGACGATGCAATATTgctaaaaataacaaatgcTTGTCCTCTTAACCTATtcgatttttttaaaaccaCATCCAGCACATTCCCATATGGgcaaaaaaattcatataacaaatatttcaaatcgtttacatttattttttcttctaagttatttacatataacgTTTGGTTTGGGGGAATGTCAAAGCTTTCCATTATCTTGGACAGGGTAAGGACAGTCGTCGAGGTGCGCGCTTCACATGTACTCGTGATATAAACGTATAGGTATATGTCTATGTACAGgcgtaaatgtatatatgtatatatttattcgtGCGTGTATATTTATGCGCACATGAGCACATATGTGGGGTGTTAGTACACACTATCGCAAGAACAGGTTAACAAATGCCAAGATAACACAAACTATTGATACGTAGATTGATAAGCGATCACCGATAATTGCAAACTTGCCTAAGGTACCTAAAAACccgttttttttattatcgaAAATGCTTGGAAATCTTGGCTTTAAAtaagtacatgtacatatacataatattatgaCTGTTATCATAGATTCCAAATTAAATAGTGCTGACATTATCTTGGCTCTTTTTATCGTTTATCTTCCCTTTTGCTCCTTATTCACCTTACGCGCCTTATGCTCCTTTctattactttttctttttattccttctttctgttctttttttttttttataattttattgttttacgTGTTTTCCgttcctttttaaaataacatgaacgaggaggaaaagaaaaaaaaaattttaattaaaattaatacaaaataaaaatgaacgaaaaatgaacgaaaaatgaacgaaaaatgaacgaaaaatgaacgaaaaatgaacgaaaaatgaacgaaaaatgaacgaaaaatgaacgaaaaatgaacgaaaatgaacgaaaatgaacgaaaattatacgaaaaataaaataagaataaaaataaaaataaacccTACTCCTTTGTTACACAGTAAATTTTGGcgatacttttttttcaaaaaaaattgagcAACGTTTGAACAATTTTTTCCTCACATTATAgctatattaaaaaggaacATAATAAAGTTAGTGAACAGTTAAGcgaaaaataaagcaataaGGAATAGGTGCAAAATTAGTAcattattgaaaaaaaaaaaagaaaaaagaaataacactattattatgatggatttttaatttggtaaattaaaaaatatggcgAAAGGGCATTATTAGTAAATTTaaccaatatatatatatatatatatatatatatatatatgggcaTATATGGTAGGGGAAGAGTAATATTATTCTGTTGATATATTTGCTGTAGCGGCGATGTAGtcgcatatatgtattatacacATTCTCATTATGCACAGTTgcacaaaaaattttagagCTTTTCCTTCTTGACGCACTAGGTATTAAAATtctttgaaaataataataaacaatgTTTGAAATGAAAAGTGCTAACTGAACACTTCGTTGATGGAATTACGTGACGTAAAGGagcacattttttttgttttatcatCGCATGGAccttaaaaatatgcatacgtaagtacatatatatgtgtatatatttatatgtgtatatatttatttaactgCTAGAATAAAGAGTAAATTTGgattaatttttccttatatttcCACTGCTTGGTAATAATTAAATCGGGGAGAAATTCTTTAATTACATGTGAGAAGTAAACACacaagttaaaaaaattaaaaacaaaaagagcTAAAGATACGTGTTATCATATCAGCTGTGCATTATTTTTGATACGCCAATGGcattaacaaattttttttaaaaaagctaTTAATCTCATTAATGTTGATACTTGTGAGaagtataatttaaaaaaaaaataaaaataaaataaaacgaaaaggAGAAAACGGGGAAAACGAGGAAAACGGGGGAAATTACATGGAATGTTGTTCCAaaatgtaatgaaaaaaggCATGTTTATTTGTAAGAATATACGTACATTTATAAGCCTGTGATTATATACACGTATGAACATATGCAAATATACACATTAGTATATGTAGACATAACATAAGCACGTAAAAAACAGACACCCATAGCTATCAAATATTGCAAATAATCAAATTCTCATTTCTGCGGAAAACGCACAAACGGGTAAATAATACGTGaatggattaaaaaaaaaataataataaaatatgttgtATGTACCTCCACAATGAAATAAGAAGTATGAACGAAAAAAGcgtaaaagaaaagaaattcaAAACATTGCACAGAAATGCAAAATAATGAACAGGAATTTCCTGAATGAAAGAGAATAaactaattatataaatacgaaTCTAGGAAATGATTTAATTGACAACAAGagtgagaaaaaaaaaaaaaaaaaaaaatgaaaaagagagccttaaaaagaaaaacgaacCTTACACCGTTTACGAGATCAcagaaaacataaaatttggagtaattttttttttttttttttttttttttcctggaCAAGTTATGAATCTTTCAAAATGTACAAACACATACATGTGAAAAGATGCAAAGTGGTGGTGGTGAGGGACACATAAATACAATCAgcttgcatatatacatgatcAATATATGTAACAATGGATGATGAAGAACTATGGGATGCGCACGCATGTGTGCACATATACGTGAGTGCTACTTCGTTCTTACGAAGCCTGCCCTAGGTATT encodes:
- a CDS encoding protein kish; protein product: MSALFNLESMITVIILCICTCTYLKPRFPSIFDNKKNGFLGTLGKFAIIGDRLSIYIMESFDIPPNQTLYVNNLEEKINVNDLKYLLYEFFCPYGNVLDVVLKKSNRLRGQAFVIFSNIASSTLAYKNLKGKSFLNKNININYAKTKSKKIEELEGTYKPIKNYKSANTYENKINLFTLFVQNLPNEINKNALEILFNQYPGFVEARYIPGRNVAFVDFNSYQNGDIAMNGLQSFKITPQHPMKITWSI